A region of the Streptomyces sp. NBC_00442 genome:
GTGGCCGCCGCCGGTCTGCCGCTCGCGCCCGCCGCGTACCCCGTGGGTTTCCGGTGTTCCTGCGAGCGCGTCGGATGTCCCACGCCCGCCCGCCACCCCGTCTCCTTCGCCTGGCAGACGCAGTCGACGACCGACCCCGCCCAGATCGAACGGTGGGCGCTCGGCCAGCCCGAGGCCAATTTCATCACCGCGACCGGCATGGTCCACGACGTGCTCGACGTACCGCTCGACGCGGGGCGCGAGGCGCTGGCCCGGCTGCTGTCCGAGGGGATCGACGTCGGTCCCGTCGCCGAGGCGGCCGGCGAGGGCGACCACGGGCGGATGCTGTTCTTCACCGCGACGCGGGGCACGCCCGAGGACGAGGACGAGTGGTGGCCCTGCGAGCTCGACTGCCATCCCGAGACGATGGACGAGCATCCTGGGCTGCGGTGGCACTGCCGGGGGAGCTATGTGCTCGTGCCGCCTGCGCGATTGCCGGGGGAGCTTGAGGTGGCCTGGGTGCGGGGGCCGGAGCATGGGCTTCCGGATCC
Encoded here:
- a CDS encoding bifunctional DNA primase/polymerase, encoding MGAEFGRSRGEESKLSRWLRRRPKDVPGADQGRLGLLLAVAAAGLPLAPAAYPVGFRCSCERVGCPTPARHPVSFAWQTQSTTDPAQIERWALGQPEANFITATGMVHDVLDVPLDAGREALARLLSEGIDVGPVAEAAGEGDHGRMLFFTATRGTPEDEDEWWPCELDCHPETMDEHPGLRWHCRGSYVLVPPARLPGELEVAWVRGPEHGLPDPLTVLEALTDACARYAGEAGPHAAAWPLGR